The genomic stretch AAATGTAACTATGTTATCTATATAGAAGACGGCAAAATTGTAGATAAATTATCTTAATTGTAGATAAGTTATCTTGTTTGTAGATAAGTTGTTTTGTTTGTAAATAAGTTATCTTGATTTATCCTTATTCCTAAGTCTCATACATAAAAAAGTCCCACAACACTTGTTGTGGGACTTTTGCAATATATATGTTGTTTCTATATATAAATTAATGTTTTACTTGATTGTCAAATAATAAGATATTATAATAGAATTAGTAATTAATGGTGGCTACAACAGTAATTTAGGAGGAATAAATATGAAAAAGACAAGTAGAGTATTATCAGTTATATTAAGTTTAGTAATGTTATTTTCAATGATGTGTAGTGTAAATACAGTAAGTGCTTCTCAGCAAAATACAAGTATTGTTTCAAGTTATGATTATCAACTAGATAAAACAAATCTATCATTATATATTGGTGATAGTAATAAGCTAAATATTATTCCTACTACTGAAGAAATCACATCAATTAATTGGACCTCTAGTGACAATAGTATTGTTAAGGTTGATAACAATGGTAATATCAAAGCGTTAAAAGAAGGTAAAGCTACTGTTACTGCAAAAATTGATGATACTTATGAATTAACTTGTAGTGTTAATGTAAAATATCCTATTACAAGAAAAAATATTAACCTAAAAGCAGGTCAAAAAGTTAATATTGGAAAGCAGAAGGGTGTTACAGGAACACTAAAATTTAAGAGTAATAACCCTAAAATTGTTACAATAAATAAAAACGGTACTGTACAAGGTATTAAAAAAGGTAATACTAAAGTTGTAGTATCAAGAAATGGTGTTAATATTTTAGTAAACATTTCTGTTAAGACTAATGCTGAAATTAAAAGTAATAGCAAAACAAATAAGATTATTATTCTTAATAAAAGGCAACTAAGCATTAGTGGTAAAGTAGGTAAACAATCATATAGCAGTTCAAACAAAAAGGTAGCAACTGTAAATGGTAAGGGTAATATTACTGCAAAGAAAATAGGTAAAGCAACTATTAAGGTAAAGACAAATGGTATTACTCTAACATATAAAGTTCAAGTAATCAGACCTATTATCAAAAATGTAGATAAAAAAAGAACTATATCTATGTATGTGAATAATGGTAAAGCTTTGAAGATTAGTGGTAGAGCAAAAGGTAAAAAGAACAACCCTTATTATTCATTTGCCAACAACAAAATTGCTAGATATTCAAAAGGTAAGATTGTAGGTAAAAAAGCAGGTAGAACAAAATTAAAAATTAAAGTCAATGGTGTATGGCAACAAATTACAGTAAGAGTGTTAAACCCTACAATTTCAGTATCAAAGAAAAATATGAAAGTTTGTGATACATATGTAATCACATCTAAGGGTGCTAAAGGTACTTATACTTCTAACAATTCTAGTGTAGTAGCAGTAAATAAGAAGAATGGTAAGTTAGTAGCAAAGAAGGCCGGTAAAGCTGTAATTACTGTTGATTTAAAGTCCATTAAAAGAAAGTGTACAGTAACAGTAAAAGAAGGTGCATATCCTTATGGCTACAAAATTGCAGTAAACAAAGTTCCAAAGAAAATCAATCTTTATAAAGGCGAAAATAAGAATATTTCTGATATTGTAAACTTATATTCAAATATTCAGAATATATATAAGAAGAAAAATTGTTCTAAAAGTATGTACAATAAGTTAAAGAACTTAAAGACACAGTTTACATATAAGTCAAGTGATAATAAGATTGCGTATGTAAATCAGTATGGAACAATTGTGCCAAAAGCTAAGGGTGAAGCAAAGGTTACTGTCACCTGCAAAAAAACAAAGAAAAACTATACCCTTAATACTAATATAACTATTAAAAAGAAGCCAACTTGGGGTTATGTAAACTACTTAGGTGACAGATACAAAATGAAGTATGTCTATAGTGATAAAGAACTTGTAGATGCTTTCGTTGATGCATATATGAACTATAACTTAAAAGGCTATGAATATCCTTACATTGGTATCCATTGTGAATACAATACTAATGTAAAAAATGAAACTGCCTTTTACAATAAGATTATTAAATTAGTTTCTGTAAGAAATGCAACACTATTAGATAGTGCTATGAATGATCACACTTTTGAAAGAGATTGTTTGTTTGATTTAGATAACGGCAAACATGATGTTCAAAACTTCGCTTTAAACACTTTTACAACGACAGAAGGTCAAAAATTATATTCCACATCAATGGATATATTAAAGAAAGCAAATTTATCACAATATACAAATGTGGATGATAAGTATTATGCAGTATTTGATTGGGTAGCTACTAATATTAAATACGATGATGAACATGCATACTCATACAAATACTCTATATTATATAAAAAAGGTGTATGTGCTGACTATGCAGCTGCTTATCAGTATCTATGTTTGCTAGCCGGACTTGAAAATCGTATTGTTGATAATGGTGATGTAACTCATGAATGGAATGTGATTAAGACTTCATCCGGCAAATGGTACAATTCTGATGCTACTAGTGGTAGTATTATGTTTGGTACAAAGGATAAACCGTATTCTATGTATGAAAAACTGTTTTATGTAAATAATTTTGATAATCATACCATAGAAAAAACTAATACTGTGTTTTATGGTATTGATAATAATGGCGAAATATATTATAAATTGAAAGATTCTGATAAATATTACAAATACGCATAATTAATGATGAATTTTTAATTAAATTAAAGGTATATGAACTATTAGAAATGCAAATTAACGATATAATTAATTTTAATAATTAATTCTCGCTTTATATCAGTTATTTATTACCTAGTAAAATGTGTAAGTAATATAGAACGCACTAAAATTAAAACCTCTATCTACAATTTAATGGTAGATAGAGGTTATGGTTTAATATATGGAATTGAGGTAAATTGTAATGGAAAATATTTTGTTTTTTCCTGTGATAATCAGTACAGAAAAAGAAAACAATGAAAAATACTATAATGTATTTGTTCCTTTATTAGAAATCAATACAGAAGGTGAAATTTAAATGAAAAAGTTATTATCATTTCTTATAATAGCAACTATAATTACAAGTTCATTATGTGTAAGTTATTTAGCTCTAGGCGATAATATTACACAAAGCAATACTGCTGAAAACACAACAGAACCTGTTACTGAAATAAGTAGTACTGTTGCAACAACTGAAAGTACCATTATTCCAACTACTACAGAACCTATTGTTAAAGTAAAAAATATCAAGGTTAACAAGAGTATCATAAGTCTTTCTAAAAAAGGAAAAACTGCAACAGTTAAAGTTACAGTATATCCTAGTAATTCCTATAACAAGTCAGTAACTTGGAAATCAAATAACACCAAGGTTGCTACTGTAGATAAGAATGGTAAAATCAAAGCAACAACAAATAAAGGTGTTACTTATGTTACTGCTAGAGCGAAAGACGGTAGTAACAAGTTTTCAAAGGTGTTTGTTGTTGTAGGTCAAAAGGTACAGAAAATCACTTTAAATAAATCTTTTGTGACTCTTAACAGAAGTACAAAGAATATAACATATCAACTTAAGAAATCAATTAGAAATAATAATGCAACCTATAAAGCTGTTAATTGGTACACATCAAATAAGAATATTGCTACTGTTGATAGTAATGGTAAAGTAACAGTACGAAAGAGAGGTACAGTAACTATCACAGCAAGAGCAAAGGACGGTAGTAATAAAGCAGCAAAGTGTAAGATTACTGTAAAACAACTTGTAACTAAACTGTCTTACAGCAGTAAAAAACAGGCTAAGGAAGTATAGGAATAAAACTATTAAATTCAATGTTATAGTAGCCCCTAGTAATGCAAACAATAAAGGAATAATTTATTCATCTAGTAATAAAAAAGTTGCTACAGTTACTTCTAGTGGACTTATTAAAGGTATAAAAGAAGGTACAGCAATAATTATTGCAAGGGCAAAAGATAGTAGTAAAAAAGCAGTAAAGTTAATTGTAAAGGTTAAAAAACCACCAATTAATTTCTACACTAAGATTTCTAAGGATGAATTTAATGAACCTAAAAATATTAAAACATATGTAGATGCTTTAAATAAATACTTTGAGTCTTGTGGTGCAGTAATAAATCCTAATATGGTTGGTAGTTCGCAGTGGTGCGTTGTTACAACTACTACATTTAATAATAACATTTCTATTTATGATAGATATGTAAGCACAATTGGTATGTGGACTTGGAGACGATCTCAAGATGAAGTTGACAATGGCTTTGAATGGAAAAACTTAAAACCTGGAAAGTCACTTGAGAATTTTCTTCAATTATTAGATGATTATAGTTTTTATAATAGTGGTAAGTATAACCCTAAAAAAATACTTGACTCTAATTGGAATGGGTGGAAGCAATTCTGCCAATACGATAATACTGATGACATTGTTAACATTTATGTATATCCTGTAAAAGCACAAGATATGAATGCTTATACTGTATATATGTATTGGGGAACAAATGCAGGTCTAAAACTAAAAGGCATTCCTCTAGTGAAAGAGTGATTGGAAATACAATCGAATAAAAGCGCAAAGAGTATGTAGTTATTTATGTGATTACATACTCTTTTTTATTATTAATAAAAAATTATTGCATATCACAACAAAAATGTTGTTATGTGTGCTATAATATATTTTGTATAAAAGTCTATTTCTATTTTCTCTGCATATACAGTAATAGGAGCTGATATGGTGAGAAGAAAAGGTTATATTTTTGTACTATCCACAACACTGATACTTTGTTTTATTATTATGATATTTACAGCAGTAAGCCAAAGTTCAGTTATGATAAATACAACTGAAAGCAAGAAAAATTCTGTAATAGTAATTGATTGTGGTCATGGTGGGGAAGACCCCGGAGCAATTGGTGTAAATAATGTTTATGAAAGTGATGTTAATTTATCATTTGGTTTAAAGTTTAATGATATTCTTAAACTAAATGGTTACGATACTGTTTTAACTCGTAATGACAAAAATGATATTGCAGATAAATCACTTGATACAATAGCTAAAAGAAAAAAGTCTGATATGTACAAAAGACTTGATATTTATAACAGTAGTCTAAAAAATGTAGCTATTAGTATTCATCAAAATATTTTTCCGGCAAAGTCTTGCTCAGGTACTCAAGTATTTTATTCAAAACAAAATCCACTTTCTAAAGTTCTTGCAGATAATATTACAACTTCTGTTGTATCTAATTTACAAAATGATAATGAAAGAATTAGCAAAGAGTCCAACGGTATTTTTCTTTTAGATAATGCAAAAGTACCGGCAATAATTGTGGAATGTGGTTTCTTATCAAATGAAAATGAAACATATTTACTATGTGACAAAGAATATCAAAAGAAATTTTCTTATTGTCTTTTTCAAGGATTAATGAATTCAAATTTATAAAGGAATGTAACTATGGCAAAAATTAAAAGTGTTTATATATGTTCAGAGTGTGGTTATGAATCACCAAAATGGTATGGCAAATGTCCATCATGTGGTGAATGGAACACTATGAATGAAGAACTAGTTGACAAAAAAGCCTCGACAGTTCAGAAAAGTATTACTAAGTCATCATATTCAAAGCCTGTAACTATCAATACTATTGATACTAATGATGAAGAAAGATATAATACAGGTTCTAAAGAACTAGATAGAGTTCTTGGTGGAGGTATTGTTAAAGGTAGTCTTGTATTGCTTGGTGGTGATCCCGGTATTGGTAAGTCAACAATTCTACTTCAAATTTGTGAAAAGCTAGGTCAATCATTAAAGATACTTTATGTATCAGGTGAAGAGTCAAAAAGACAACTTAAACTTAGAGCTCAACGACTAGGTGTAAATAATGAGAATATTTACATTATGACAGAAACTGATGTTGAGATTGTTGCTGAACAAATCAAGATTGAAAAACCTGATCTAGTTATGATTGACTCAATCCAAACTATGAATTTAACTACACTAAATTCATCTCCGGGTTCTGTAACACAGGTTAGAGAATGTACAAATCTACTTATGCACACTGCTAAGGACCTTGATATTCCTACTATTGTAGTTGGCCATGTCAACAAAGAAGGGTCAATTGCAGGTCCTAAAGTCTTGGAACATATTGTTGATGCAGTTCTTTATTTTGAGGGTGACAAACAAATGTCATACAGAATTTTAAGAGCAGTTAAAAACAGATACGGTTCTACTAATGAAATCGGTGTATTCCAAATGACAGATAAAGGTCTTTCAGAAGTTGAAAATCCATCAATGATGTTACTTTCAGGCAGACCTCACAATGTTTCAGGTACTTGTGTTGCGTGTACAATGGAAGGTACAAGACCAATTTTAGCAGAAATCCAAGCACTTGTTACAACTTCCGGTTATGGTACACCTAGAAGAATGTCAACAGGCTATGATTATAACAGACTTGCACTTATTATTGCAGTTCTTGAAAAGAGAGCCGGTTTCTATTTTTCTAATAGTGATACATATATTAATGTTGTTGGTGGTTTGCGACTTGATGAACCGGCTGTTGACTTGTCAGTTGCTATGGCATTAATCAGCAGTTTAAAGGATGTACCAATCCCGGAAAATGCTCTTGCATTTGGTGAAATTGGTCTTGGTGGTGAAATTCGTTCAGTAGCAAATGCTCAAGCCAGAATTAATGAGGCATCAAGATTAGGCTTTACAAAAATCATTATTCCATATCACAATTTAAAGAATGTAAGCTCTGATACTGCAACAATCTATGGAGTAAAAAATATTAGAGAAGCCTATGAGGCAATGCTTGATGAGTAATATTAAACCAAATTTACCACAAGATAATGCAAAAATAGTTGTTATGTCAACTAATAATAAGGATTTAGTAAAGAGGGTAGAGGAGTTAGGGATAAAAGTCCTATCTTCTGAGAATTTAAGTAAACTGTTGATATTTGAACAATATCATGCTGATTTACAGTTTTTATATTATAATAAAGATACAGTATTTGTACTTAAAGAATGTACAAGCCTTAAGGAAAATCTAAAAAAGTATTTTCCTAATGTAATTGAAATTAATAAAATTATTGAAAAAGATTATCCAAATAATGTAATGCTTAATTGTGTTGTACTAAATGATAAGCTGATTTGTAACACAAAAACTATTGCAGATGAAGTTCTACAAATGGCTATTAAAGATAATCTAAAAATTATTAATGTAAATCAAGGTTACACGAAATGTTCAACTTGTATTGTAAATGAAAATGCTATAATCACTTCTGATAAATCTATTTACAAGTTCTGTAGAAATGAAATGGATGTATTACTAATAAGGCAAGGTTACATAGAATTACCGGGAACAGACTATGGATTCATTGGTGGCAGTTCATTTAAATACAATAGAAACACATTGGTGTTTACAGGAAATATAAAACTGCATCCTGATTATGAAAGCATAAAATCATTTGCACAAAATCACAATGTGGAATTGCTCAGTTTAACTGAAAATACTATGATTGATATTGGCAGTATAATTCCAATCGGTTGATAGGTTCTTTAATTTATACAGTATTTCGTAAATCGCAGTATTTATGGGATTAGTCCTTAATTATATAGTAATTGCCTCTATTCTTATTTAGGACTTCCCTAAATTATACAAAATATTCATTTTGTATAATTTTGTATATAAATAGATACCTATCCCTCTCAATTAATTTTTAAGAAAAATATCTAAGTTTAATATATAAATTATAAAAATACAGCATGACTGTTAATCATGAGTTTTATTAAAAATAAAAGAAGGTGAAAATTTGGCAGTAAATTTCAGAGATGAAGCACCGGAAATTGTAAAAGATTTTTTGTTCTATTTACAAACTATAAAAGAAAAATCACCTAGGACTATAAATGAATATTATTTAGATCTAAGAATGTTCTTAAGGTTTATTAAAGTTCTTCGTGGTGATGTTAAATGTGATTTTGATAAGATTAAAATTGATGATGTTGATATTAATTTTCTAAAAGAAATCACCTTAACAGATATTTATGAATTTATGAATTATCTGATAAGTGATAGAAATATGAAAGCAGCAGGTAGATCACGAAAAGCCTCTACCCTACGAACTTTCTTTAATTATTTAACAGTTAAAAAGCACTTGTTAGATTATGACCCAACAAAAGAACTTGAAATGCCAAAACAAAAAAAGGCTTTGCCAAAGTATTTAACTCTTGAACAAAGTCTTGAATTACTTAATGCAGTTGAGGGTAAACATAAAGAAAGAGATTATGCTATTATCACAATCTTCTTAAATTGTGGTTTGCGATTGTCTGAACTTGTAGGACTTAATGTTACTGATATTCGTAATGATAATACTGTTAGAGTCCTTGGTAAAGGTAACAAAGAAAGAATTGTTTATCTTAATAATGCCTGTATAAATGCGATTAATGATTATCTAAAGGTTAGACCTACTGATGGTTTAAAAGATAAAAAGGCATTGTTTATATCCTCTCAATTAAAGAGAATGAGTCCCAAAACTGTACAAGCTATGGTGTATAAATATCTTGAAAAGATAGGATTAGATAGTCAAGGATACAGTTGTCACAAGTTAAGACATACTGCTGCAACACTTATGTATCAGCATGGTAATGTGGATATTAGAGTGCTGAAAGATATTTTAGGTCATGAAAATTTAGGTACAACCGAAATATACACTCACCTATCTAATAAGCAACTTGAAGATGCATCAAAAAGTAATCCACTAGCAAATGTAAAACCTAAGAAAGATAAGGAAAAGTAAAATGAAAATTTATTTAGCAAGTCCATTCTTTAATGAAAAAGAATTAGAGAATGTTAAGATAGCAGAAAAGATACTTACAGAAAGAGGTTTTTCTCTCTTCTCCCCTAGACTTAATGAAGTCAGAACTGACGAAATTACTCAGCAGTATTGGTGGTCAAAAGAAACATTTATGAATGATAAGAAGTTCATTGATTGGGCTGATGTTGTTGTAATGCTTTATTATGGAGGTTATAGTGATAGTGGAACTGCATGGGAATGTGGTTATGCTTATGGTACTAATACACCGGTAGTTGTTGTGCAACTTGGTGAAGATTCCAACCTTATGGTGCATGAAGGTTGCCATAGTAACATTACTTTAGAAGAACTGAAAACGTATGATTTTGAAATGTTACCTGCAAAGCCTTATAAAGGAAAAATGTTTTAATTATACAAAAAGCCTTGGAAATAATCCAAGGCTTTAATACTATGATTTTATTTAAGCGCTAATACGGAATCTAAATCTTTTACTGTCATTACAGTAGTTTTTATAAAAGCAACCACTAAGTGTTACCAAAATTAATGTTAAAGCTAACACTAATATTATTCTACCTTTTTTCATAACAACCACACTTTTTTATTTCATTCTTGGTGAAAAACAATCTTATCACCTTTCTTTATACTATCAAGTCCAACCTTTGCAACTCTTTTGCTGTACACATAATCAATCACAACAGTAATAGATTTTTTATCATTACCATTGTATGTATATTCTCCACCAAACAAGCTATCTCCATCATTAGTATCAGTTAAGTCGCTTTTTATTGTCACAAGTAAAGGAAAACTTTCCATCATCACTCT from Ruminococcus bovis encodes the following:
- a CDS encoding nucleoside 2-deoxyribosyltransferase, coding for MKIYLASPFFNEKELENVKIAEKILTERGFSLFSPRLNEVRTDEITQQYWWSKETFMNDKKFIDWADVVVMLYYGGYSDSGTAWECGYAYGTNTPVVVVQLGEDSNLMVHEGCHSNITLEELKTYDFEMLPAKPYKGKMF
- a CDS encoding N-acetylmuramoyl-L-alanine amidase is translated as MVRRKGYIFVLSTTLILCFIIMIFTAVSQSSVMINTTESKKNSVIVIDCGHGGEDPGAIGVNNVYESDVNLSFGLKFNDILKLNGYDTVLTRNDKNDIADKSLDTIAKRKKSDMYKRLDIYNSSLKNVAISIHQNIFPAKSCSGTQVFYSKQNPLSKVLADNITTSVVSNLQNDNERISKESNGIFLLDNAKVPAIIVECGFLSNENETYLLCDKEYQKKFSYCLFQGLMNSNL
- the radA gene encoding DNA repair protein RadA — translated: MAKIKSVYICSECGYESPKWYGKCPSCGEWNTMNEELVDKKASTVQKSITKSSYSKPVTINTIDTNDEERYNTGSKELDRVLGGGIVKGSLVLLGGDPGIGKSTILLQICEKLGQSLKILYVSGEESKRQLKLRAQRLGVNNENIYIMTETDVEIVAEQIKIEKPDLVMIDSIQTMNLTTLNSSPGSVTQVRECTNLLMHTAKDLDIPTIVVGHVNKEGSIAGPKVLEHIVDAVLYFEGDKQMSYRILRAVKNRYGSTNEIGVFQMTDKGLSEVENPSMMLLSGRPHNVSGTCVACTMEGTRPILAEIQALVTTSGYGTPRRMSTGYDYNRLALIIAVLEKRAGFYFSNSDTYINVVGGLRLDEPAVDLSVAMALISSLKDVPIPENALAFGEIGLGGEIRSVANAQARINEASRLGFTKIIIPYHNLKNVSSDTATIYGVKNIREAYEAMLDE
- a CDS encoding tyrosine recombinase XerC, giving the protein MAVNFRDEAPEIVKDFLFYLQTIKEKSPRTINEYYLDLRMFLRFIKVLRGDVKCDFDKIKIDDVDINFLKEITLTDIYEFMNYLISDRNMKAAGRSRKASTLRTFFNYLTVKKHLLDYDPTKELEMPKQKKALPKYLTLEQSLELLNAVEGKHKERDYAIITIFLNCGLRLSELVGLNVTDIRNDNTVRVLGKGNKERIVYLNNACINAINDYLKVRPTDGLKDKKALFISSQLKRMSPKTVQAMVYKYLEKIGLDSQGYSCHKLRHTAATLMYQHGNVDIRVLKDILGHENLGTTEIYTHLSNKQLEDASKSNPLANVKPKKDKEK
- a CDS encoding DUF6873 family GME fold protein; its protein translation is MSNIKPNLPQDNAKIVVMSTNNKDLVKRVEELGIKVLSSENLSKLLIFEQYHADLQFLYYNKDTVFVLKECTSLKENLKKYFPNVIEINKIIEKDYPNNVMLNCVVLNDKLICNTKTIADEVLQMAIKDNLKIINVNQGYTKCSTCIVNENAIITSDKSIYKFCRNEMDVLLIRQGYIELPGTDYGFIGGSSFKYNRNTLVFTGNIKLHPDYESIKSFAQNHNVELLSLTENTMIDIGSIIPIG
- a CDS encoding Ig-like domain-containing protein, with the translated sequence MKKLLSFLIIATIITSSLCVSYLALGDNITQSNTAENTTEPVTEISSTVATTESTIIPTTTEPIVKVKNIKVNKSIISLSKKGKTATVKVTVYPSNSYNKSVTWKSNNTKVATVDKNGKIKATTNKGVTYVTARAKDGSNKFSKVFVVVGQKVQKITLNKSFVTLNRSTKNITYQLKKSIRNNNATYKAVNWYTSNKNIATVDSNGKVTVRKRGTVTITARAKDGSNKAAKCKITVKQLVTKLSYSSKKQAKEV
- a CDS encoding Ig-like domain-containing protein, giving the protein MKKTSRVLSVILSLVMLFSMMCSVNTVSASQQNTSIVSSYDYQLDKTNLSLYIGDSNKLNIIPTTEEITSINWTSSDNSIVKVDNNGNIKALKEGKATVTAKIDDTYELTCSVNVKYPITRKNINLKAGQKVNIGKQKGVTGTLKFKSNNPKIVTINKNGTVQGIKKGNTKVVVSRNGVNILVNISVKTNAEIKSNSKTNKIIILNKRQLSISGKVGKQSYSSSNKKVATVNGKGNITAKKIGKATIKVKTNGITLTYKVQVIRPIIKNVDKKRTISMYVNNGKALKISGRAKGKKNNPYYSFANNKIARYSKGKIVGKKAGRTKLKIKVNGVWQQITVRVLNPTISVSKKNMKVCDTYVITSKGAKGTYTSNNSSVVAVNKKNGKLVAKKAGKAVITVDLKSIKRKCTVTVKEGAYPYGYKIAVNKVPKKINLYKGENKNISDIVNLYSNIQNIYKKKNCSKSMYNKLKNLKTQFTYKSSDNKIAYVNQYGTIVPKAKGEAKVTVTCKKTKKNYTLNTNITIKKKPTWGYVNYLGDRYKMKYVYSDKELVDAFVDAYMNYNLKGYEYPYIGIHCEYNTNVKNETAFYNKIIKLVSVRNATLLDSAMNDHTFERDCLFDLDNGKHDVQNFALNTFTTTEGQKLYSTSMDILKKANLSQYTNVDDKYYAVFDWVATNIKYDDEHAYSYKYSILYKKGVCADYAAAYQYLCLLAGLENRIVDNGDVTHEWNVIKTSSGKWYNSDATSGSIMFGTKDKPYSMYEKLFYVNNFDNHTIEKTNTVFYGIDNNGEIYYKLKDSDKYYKYA